In Flammeovirgaceae bacterium, a single window of DNA contains:
- a CDS encoding sulfite exporter TauE/SafE family protein: protein MYLTAILMGLAGGLHCVGMCGPLVLAATAKHPFVGGKLIYSLGRVLTYALLGMLAGAVGGLIQVAQFQSVLAFVLGGVFLLVGFGAISGVHIPVLSSVVHWFANWLKATFGDFLRERKNIFFLGMLNGLLPCGLTYLAFTYCLTLDSFVEGFLFMATFGTGTVPVMVGLLWVLGSVLGKLRMNYRRISMIVMIAIGGLVMGRALMSHGNHTGPGGQNSTLASEVLCR, encoded by the coding sequence ATGTACCTCACCGCCATACTTATGGGGCTTGCCGGTGGGCTACATTGCGTGGGCATGTGTGGCCCATTGGTATTGGCCGCCACGGCAAAGCACCCTTTTGTGGGGGGCAAATTGATCTATAGCCTGGGGCGGGTACTTACCTATGCTCTACTGGGGATGTTGGCGGGTGCAGTCGGAGGGCTTATCCAGGTTGCACAATTCCAAAGTGTGCTGGCATTTGTGTTGGGTGGCGTGTTTTTATTGGTGGGCTTTGGTGCGATAAGTGGGGTGCATATCCCGGTGCTGTCATCGGTTGTCCACTGGTTTGCCAATTGGCTAAAGGCAACATTTGGGGATTTTCTACGCGAACGGAAAAACATCTTTTTTTTGGGGATGCTCAATGGCCTTCTTCCCTGTGGGCTTACGTACCTGGCCTTTACTTATTGCCTTACCCTCGATAGCTTTGTTGAAGGGTTTTTGTTCATGGCCACCTTTGGCACAGGCACCGTCCCGGTGATGGTAGGCCTGCTATGGGTGCTGGGCAGCGTGCTGGGCAAGCTTAGGATGAACTATAGGAGGATTAGCATGATCGTGATGATAGCAATAGGGGGCTTGGTGATGGGCCGGGCGTTGATGTCGCACGGAAACCACACGGGGCCAGGAGGCCAAAACAGTACCCTTGCCAGTGAGGTATTATGCCGATAG
- a CDS encoding acyl carrier protein, producing MSEIQKKVTSILVEKLGIPESEITPDANFVKDLGIDSLDYAELVMDFEQTFDIKIPDDDAEKMQTISQAVKYIESKL from the coding sequence ATGTCCGAAATTCAGAAAAAAGTCACCTCCATCTTAGTTGAGAAATTAGGCATCCCCGAATCAGAAATAACCCCAGACGCCAACTTTGTAAAAGACCTCGGCATTGACTCATTGGACTATGCCGAGCTGGTGATGGACTTTGAACAAACTTTTGACATCAAAATCCCCGATGACGATGCCGAAAAAATGCAAACCATCAGCCAGGCGGTAAAATACATTGAATCCAAACTTTAG
- a CDS encoding cbb3-type cytochrome c oxidase subunit 3 gives MYKDILRDIDNIGIWPTISFVIFFLFFLILIWWVLKADKTFMAKMGNKPFEDGIDMDRKGAFKQNEL, from the coding sequence ATGTATAAAGACATTTTGAGGGATATTGACAATATCGGGATTTGGCCCACCATATCCTTTGTCATCTTTTTCCTGTTTTTTTTGATCCTGATCTGGTGGGTACTGAAGGCCGATAAAACATTTATGGCAAAAATGGGCAACAAGCCCTTTGAGGATGGGATAGACATGGATAGGAAAGGGGCCTTTAAACAGAACGAACTATGA
- a CDS encoding DUF2911 domain-containing protein yields MKALFTIMIAGLVTTAAFPQGITLPPSGGNQKAEVTQWIGPVKVTINYSSPKVHAPDGTDRKGHIWGELVPYGLNNLGFGTSTAAPWRAGANENVTISFSHDVKFGGKEVKAGTYGLFLIVEKDAPWTYILSHNSTSWGSFFYDAKEDAVRAPSTPVENEYTEYLTYGFENRQPNSAVAFMKWENKKAPIAIEVPNINDVYVAALRNELRGSQGFTYQNFANAANFCASNKINLEEALTWADAAISGAFVGQENFSTLQTKATVLNAMGKDNEAEQVMDKAINHPTATVTQIHFYGRSLIMAGKNDKAMEVFKTNQKLHPEDKFTTNVGLARGYTAMGDKKNAVKYWELAIKNLPENQKQFLNAYEDELKKVKEGK; encoded by the coding sequence ATGAAAGCATTATTTACCATCATGATTGCCGGTTTGGTCACAACGGCCGCCTTCCCACAAGGGATTACCCTGCCGCCCAGTGGGGGAAACCAAAAAGCAGAAGTCACCCAATGGATCGGCCCGGTGAAAGTCACGATCAATTACAGCAGTCCAAAAGTGCACGCCCCTGACGGCACGGACCGTAAAGGTCATATCTGGGGGGAACTGGTGCCCTATGGCCTTAACAATTTAGGCTTTGGCACCTCCACGGCAGCGCCCTGGAGGGCAGGCGCCAATGAAAATGTCACCATTTCATTTTCACATGACGTAAAGTTTGGCGGCAAGGAGGTAAAAGCAGGCACGTATGGCCTGTTCCTTATCGTGGAAAAAGACGCGCCCTGGACATACATCCTTTCCCATAACTCCACCAGTTGGGGCAGTTTCTTTTATGATGCCAAAGAAGATGCCGTGCGTGCCCCATCCACCCCGGTGGAAAACGAATATACGGAATACCTTACCTATGGTTTTGAAAACCGCCAACCCAACTCGGCCGTGGCGTTTATGAAATGGGAGAACAAAAAGGCACCCATTGCCATCGAAGTGCCCAACATCAACGATGTGTATGTGGCCGCCCTAAGGAACGAATTGAGGGGGTCCCAGGGTTTTACCTATCAAAATTTTGCCAATGCCGCCAACTTTTGCGCCTCCAACAAGATAAACCTGGAAGAGGCCCTCACCTGGGCCGATGCGGCCATTAGTGGCGCGTTTGTAGGCCAGGAAAATTTCTCCACCCTGCAAACCAAGGCCACCGTACTAAATGCCATGGGCAAGGATAACGAAGCGGAGCAGGTAATGGACAAGGCCATCAACCATCCTACTGCCACCGTGACCCAAATACACTTCTATGGCCGCTCCCTGATCATGGCAGGCAAAAACGACAAGGCGATGGAAGTGTTCAAAACCAACCAGAAGCTCCATCCTGAAGATAAGTTCACGACCAATGTAGGCCTTGCACGTGGGTATACGGCAATGGGCGACAAAAAGAATGCAGTAAAGTATTGGGAACTGGCCATCAAAAACCTCCCCGAAAACCAGAAGCAGTTTTTAAATGCCTATGAGGATGAGTTAAAGAAAGTGAAGGAAGGCAAATAA
- a CDS encoding YegS/Rv2252/BmrU family lipid kinase yields MGGSNKVLFIVNKHAGTGYSSALEKKILEHCGKRGLGCTIEFTHGPGHGIALAKMAVEENMKMVFAVGGDGTVNEVAQGLVGSAVTLGILPKGSGNGLARHLKIPLSMEDALSMLDMDKTKHIDTIQVNGRLSINVSGIGFDGHVAGLFARDGKRGPLTYGKHVVGQFNKFKTFDCEVVVDGKVTKENLFSISFANSSQFGNNAYIAPSASLCDQLIDVCMVNKMNTWQGLRFVLKLFNKSLTPSKQVRLFQAREIQMSTNEEVPYHIDGEAAGTAARFDIMINPSTLWVSLPAHAGFI; encoded by the coding sequence ATGGGCGGCAGCAACAAGGTTTTATTTATTGTAAACAAACACGCGGGCACAGGGTATTCATCAGCCCTGGAAAAAAAGATATTGGAACATTGTGGCAAGAGGGGCCTGGGGTGCACCATTGAATTTACGCATGGCCCCGGGCATGGCATTGCCCTGGCAAAAATGGCCGTGGAGGAAAACATGAAAATGGTTTTTGCCGTGGGTGGCGATGGCACGGTAAACGAAGTGGCACAGGGGTTGGTGGGATCGGCCGTAACCCTGGGCATATTACCAAAAGGATCGGGCAACGGCCTGGCCAGGCACCTGAAAATCCCTCTCTCCATGGAAGATGCCCTGTCGATGCTTGATATGGACAAAACCAAACACATTGATACCATCCAAGTCAATGGACGGCTTTCCATAAATGTGTCGGGGATAGGCTTCGATGGCCATGTGGCAGGGCTGTTTGCAAGGGATGGAAAAAGGGGGCCGCTTACCTATGGGAAACATGTGGTAGGGCAGTTCAACAAGTTTAAAACTTTTGACTGTGAGGTGGTGGTGGATGGCAAGGTTACAAAAGAAAACCTGTTCAGCATTTCATTTGCCAACTCATCACAATTTGGCAACAATGCCTACATTGCACCTTCCGCTTCACTTTGCGACCAATTGATCGATGTATGCATGGTGAACAAAATGAATACCTGGCAAGGGCTGCGGTTTGTCCTCAAGCTCTTTAACAAATCCCTGACCCCATCCAAACAAGTACGGTTGTTCCAGGCCAGGGAAATTCAAATGTCAACCAACGAGGAAGTGCCCTACCACATTGATGGGGAAGCTGCGGGGACGGCAGCAAGGTTTGACATCATGATAAACCCCTCCACGCTATGGGTATCACTGCCGGCACATGCCGGTTTCATCTGA
- a CDS encoding FixH family protein yields the protein MHFGKWIIVSFVLFAVFIATLVTVCVRQDINLVRPDYYREELMHQQKMVLIQNTRSLKALPVISISKNVLTVSFPGFEQLEKGELKLLRPSDIKLDRTFALQAGHQQQQFPLDVWSKGLYRASLQWTMGGKEFYYERLIVL from the coding sequence ATGCATTTTGGGAAATGGATAATAGTGTCGTTTGTGCTTTTTGCCGTTTTTATAGCAACCCTGGTCACGGTTTGCGTAAGGCAGGACATCAACCTGGTAAGGCCCGACTACTACCGGGAGGAATTGATGCATCAGCAAAAAATGGTCCTTATTCAAAATACAAGGTCCCTGAAGGCACTGCCGGTCATTTCCATTTCAAAAAACGTTTTGACGGTTTCGTTTCCCGGATTTGAACAATTGGAAAAGGGCGAGCTGAAGTTATTGCGGCCCTCTGACATCAAATTGGACAGAACATTCGCCCTGCAGGCAGGCCACCAGCAGCAACAATTTCCCCTGGATGTGTGGAGCAAGGGGTTGTACAGGGCCAGTCTGCAATGGACGATGGGGGGAAAGGAGTTTTATTACGAACGCTTAATCGTACTCTGA
- a CDS encoding universal stress protein → MKRILVPTDFSKISITALEVACEIAKKAGADVIALHVVEEATSESFRVTGEVVPRSFEDKLYTYKLLEKAKKQLEKLVHDPKFSAIKLDGELRLGNPFHGMNAIITEQKVDLVVMGTRGQTRLAEMIIGSNTEKVVRHSKVPVLSVNKKPSRVNFKNIVYATSMSKNEEKFSKIVVEAQKMYNAKIHLVRVNTPGDFQRDRIAKDYMDKFAKKLGLKNYTINVYNDLTEEEGIIYFAESINADMIAMATHGRTGFAHVLAGSIAEEVVNHAKRPVLTYVIKK, encoded by the coding sequence ATGAAACGAATCCTTGTACCTACAGATTTCTCCAAGATATCCATCACTGCCCTGGAAGTGGCATGCGAGATTGCCAAAAAGGCGGGGGCGGATGTAATTGCCCTGCACGTAGTGGAAGAGGCAACATCCGAATCTTTCAGGGTGACCGGGGAGGTAGTGCCACGAAGCTTTGAAGACAAGTTGTATACCTACAAGCTCCTGGAGAAAGCAAAGAAGCAATTGGAGAAACTGGTACACGATCCCAAATTTTCGGCCATCAAATTGGACGGGGAGTTGAGGTTGGGCAATCCGTTTCACGGGATGAACGCCATTATTACCGAACAAAAAGTTGACCTGGTGGTAATGGGGACCAGGGGCCAGACCCGGTTGGCGGAAATGATCATCGGTTCGAACACTGAGAAGGTGGTGCGCCATTCAAAAGTGCCAGTGCTGTCCGTCAACAAGAAGCCTTCCAGGGTCAATTTTAAGAACATCGTATATGCCACTTCCATGTCAAAAAACGAAGAGAAGTTTTCCAAGATAGTGGTGGAGGCACAGAAAATGTACAATGCCAAAATCCACCTGGTGCGGGTGAACACGCCAGGCGATTTTCAACGCGACCGCATTGCCAAGGACTATATGGATAAGTTCGCCAAAAAGCTCGGGCTTAAGAACTACACCATCAACGTCTATAACGATTTGACCGAAGAGGAGGGCATCATTTACTTTGCCGAAAGCATCAATGCCGATATGATAGCCATGGCCACACATGGCCGGACGGGCTTTGCGCACGTATTGGCCGGAAGCATAGCCGAAGAAGTGGTCAACCATGCCAAACGCCCGGTGCTTACGTATGTGATCAAGAAATGA
- a CDS encoding J domain-containing protein — MEDYYQILGISPQATQWEVRRSFRRLAVLYHPDKNNTKEGEERFKEINRAYEVLGHPEKRAQYDFALAHGQPPPVTTAPPHRDPAYRRKPRTAYTPREARQSVPELMAEFLPKFRWICYVGLVVTISVAIDYLLPFKNYQDGIQEINRIYRTGRGGGMIYDHDELVTRSGARIELQEGDVLHFKEASYVNIQQTILFGKMVTAAVPSGQYQVRVAAIYGNLSFIPLILFVSSLLGSIIRSNVEFPFNLSIVSFILLVIVTFLLIR, encoded by the coding sequence ATGGAGGATTATTATCAAATCCTTGGCATAAGCCCGCAAGCCACACAATGGGAAGTAAGGCGCTCGTTTCGAAGGTTGGCGGTGCTTTACCATCCCGATAAAAACAACACCAAAGAAGGAGAGGAGAGGTTCAAGGAAATCAACCGGGCGTACGAAGTGCTGGGCCACCCCGAAAAGAGGGCACAATACGACTTTGCCCTTGCTCATGGACAACCCCCTCCCGTCACCACCGCCCCGCCCCACAGGGACCCCGCCTACCGAAGGAAGCCCAGGACGGCCTATACGCCAAGGGAAGCACGGCAAAGCGTTCCGGAACTCATGGCGGAATTTTTGCCCAAGTTCAGGTGGATATGCTACGTAGGGTTAGTGGTGACCATATCCGTGGCCATCGACTACCTGTTGCCGTTCAAAAATTACCAGGATGGCATCCAGGAAATCAACAGGATATACAGGACCGGGAGGGGAGGCGGCATGATCTATGATCACGATGAACTGGTCACCAGGAGTGGCGCTCGCATTGAATTGCAGGAGGGAGACGTGCTCCATTTTAAGGAGGCCTCCTATGTTAACATTCAACAAACCATTTTGTTTGGCAAGATGGTGACTGCGGCAGTTCCTTCAGGCCAATATCAGGTAAGGGTGGCTGCCATTTACGGGAATTTGTCCTTTATCCCCCTGATCCTCTTCGTTTCTTCCTTGCTGGGGTCCATTATTAGGAGCAATGTGGAATTTCCTTTTAACCTTTCCATTGTTTCTTTCATACTTTTGGTTATCGTAACATTTTTATTAATCAGGTAA
- a CDS encoding c-type cytochrome, protein MKKTKAILAMMLPSMGALAQSDNAAKGTMWDDPISLFYVTVGFMAIVALLVVIVALYLLQVLRYMNKDAAVKQARQKGVEYVEGPGWWEKLSRKMHGYVPVEKEETIVMEHSYDGIRELDNHLPPWWKWLFYGSIIWGVVYLIAYHVTDSLPLQTEEYNTEVAQAEEQVRKLKAANPGTVIDENTVVLATDATALAEGKETFTNICASCHRMDGGGDIGPNLTDQYWKHGGSIQDVFKTVKNGVPNTNMVAWGGALSPEKMQNVSSYVLSLQGTNPPNAKAPEGDLYKPDAKPAAGDSLKAQSSL, encoded by the coding sequence ATGAAAAAAACGAAAGCAATACTGGCCATGATGCTACCCTCCATGGGGGCATTGGCCCAATCCGATAATGCAGCTAAAGGAACAATGTGGGACGACCCCATTTCCCTCTTTTATGTAACCGTGGGCTTTATGGCGATCGTGGCACTGCTGGTCGTTATTGTGGCATTGTACCTGCTGCAAGTGCTGCGGTATATGAACAAGGATGCTGCGGTAAAACAAGCCAGGCAAAAAGGGGTGGAATACGTTGAAGGGCCCGGATGGTGGGAAAAGCTAAGCCGGAAAATGCACGGGTATGTTCCTGTGGAGAAGGAGGAAACCATTGTCATGGAGCATAGCTATGACGGGATCAGGGAGTTGGACAACCACCTGCCCCCTTGGTGGAAATGGTTGTTTTATGGAAGCATCATATGGGGGGTAGTGTACTTGATTGCCTATCATGTTACGGATTCGCTGCCTCTTCAAACGGAGGAATACAACACGGAAGTGGCTCAGGCCGAAGAACAAGTGAGAAAGTTAAAGGCCGCCAACCCCGGGACCGTTATTGACGAGAATACGGTGGTTTTGGCCACGGATGCCACCGCCCTGGCCGAAGGGAAGGAGACCTTTACCAACATATGCGCGTCATGCCACCGGATGGATGGCGGGGGCGATATCGGCCCCAACCTTACCGACCAATATTGGAAACATGGAGGCTCGATACAGGATGTGTTCAAAACCGTGAAAAATGGGGTGCCCAATACAAACATGGTGGCCTGGGGCGGGGCACTGAGCCCGGAGAAAATGCAAAACGTATCCAGCTATGTATTGTCATTGCAGGGGACAAACCCGCCCAATGCCAAGGCCCCGGAAGGCGACTTGTACAAACCTGACGCCAAGCCGGCCGCTGGCGATTCGTTAAAGGCACAGTCATCCCTGTAA
- a CDS encoding ATP-binding protein encodes MGFNFRSPLFTRIAILVATVFVLAYAVANTFNIVIVLALAGATLFQISHLIKEFEESNQNMATFLDAIRFDDLSATFKTDSNDPAVQRLHRELNEAITKLKTSRSEKDSEYQFFKNIVQHVGIGLLTFKKDGAIQMMNTAAKKLLRVNHAKHIDDLRPVSEVLVEAFLKLKTGGRELARLVLADEAVQISIYAIELTLRGEVIKLISMNNIQSELDEKEMEAWQNLVRVLTHEIMNSVTPISSLAGVVEGELHSKMEQEAATFTKEEMEDMHLSIQTISKRSAGLIHFVREFKSLSQRPQPNLAPVKVKRLLEEMAVLQKKELIDNGIKISTSIEPEDLTISADKSMIEQVIINLVKNAMQSFSEQKDKCISLKAYLDEKTKPVISVSDNGDGIDPEALERIFVPFYSTKKTGSGIGLSLSKQIMRQHEGRISVKSKLGEGTEFILRF; translated from the coding sequence ATGGGCTTTAACTTTCGTTCGCCCCTTTTCACACGCATTGCCATACTGGTGGCCACAGTATTTGTCCTGGCCTATGCCGTGGCCAATACATTCAACATCGTCATCGTGCTGGCACTGGCCGGGGCCACCTTGTTTCAAATTTCCCACCTTATCAAAGAATTTGAGGAGTCCAATCAAAACATGGCCACCTTTCTGGATGCCATACGGTTTGACGATTTGTCGGCCACATTTAAAACTGACAGCAATGACCCGGCCGTTCAGCGCCTGCACCGTGAACTAAACGAAGCCATCACAAAGCTTAAAACCTCCAGGAGCGAAAAGGATTCCGAATATCAATTTTTCAAAAATATCGTTCAGCATGTGGGCATCGGCCTGCTCACCTTCAAAAAGGATGGGGCTATCCAGATGATGAACACGGCCGCCAAAAAATTGTTGCGCGTGAACCACGCCAAGCACATCGATGACCTGCGCCCGGTAAGCGAGGTATTGGTGGAGGCTTTCCTCAAGCTAAAAACCGGAGGGCGTGAGCTGGCAAGGCTGGTCCTGGCCGATGAGGCGGTCCAAATATCCATTTATGCCATTGAACTGACCTTGCGGGGCGAGGTGATAAAATTGATTTCCATGAACAACATCCAAAGCGAATTGGATGAAAAGGAAATGGAAGCCTGGCAAAACCTGGTGCGGGTGCTCACCCATGAAATCATGAATTCCGTAACGCCCATTTCTTCCCTGGCCGGGGTAGTGGAGGGCGAGCTGCACAGCAAAATGGAACAGGAAGCGGCCACGTTTACCAAAGAAGAGATGGAAGACATGCACCTGTCGATACAAACCATCAGCAAGCGCAGCGCAGGGCTTATCCATTTCGTGAGGGAATTTAAAAGCCTGTCGCAGCGGCCACAACCTAACCTGGCACCGGTGAAAGTGAAAAGGCTGCTGGAGGAAATGGCCGTCCTTCAAAAGAAAGAACTTATCGACAATGGGATAAAAATTTCCACCTCCATCGAGCCGGAAGACCTGACCATAAGCGCGGACAAAAGCATGATAGAGCAGGTGATCATTAATCTGGTTAAAAATGCCATGCAATCGTTTTCCGAACAAAAGGACAAATGCATTTCGCTAAAGGCCTACCTGGACGAAAAAACCAAACCTGTCATTTCGGTATCGGACAATGGGGATGGAATTGACCCAGAGGCGCTTGAACGCATATTTGTACCCTTCTATTCCACCAAAAAAACCGGGTCCGGAATTGGGCTAAGCCTATCCAAACAAATCATGCGTCAGCATGAAGGCCGTATCTCCGTGAAGTCCAAACTGGGGGAAGGCACCGAATTTATACTGCGCTTTTAA
- the ccoG gene encoding cytochrome c oxidase accessory protein CcoG produces the protein MQENLYEFDEEFRDSISTVDAEGKRVWVYPKKPSGRFHNWRIVVSVFLLSVLFAGPFIRMNGKPFVLLNFFERKFIIFGQVFWPQDFFLLALTLVTFFVFIALFTVAFGRIWCGWMCPQTLFMEMVFRKIEYWIEGDANEQRKLDKAPWTGKKIVKKAGKQIIFIAISLLIAHLVMAYMVGVDEVVNIVSQPPSEHMAGFIGLLTFTGIFYGVFARFREQACIAVCPYGRLQGVLLVKDSLVVAYDWLRGEPRGKIRKNETMDSHKGDCIDCKLCVHVCPTGIDIRNGTQLECVNCTACIDACDDVMVKIGKPKGLIRYSSYNAIKEGVLKVFTPRIAGYSVVLVALVSMLVYFVATRADIDTTVLKAPGTLYSKTEDGQITNVYNIEFVNKTFNDVALEVKVEAPDAASLLKIGDPNIVVPKEGKLKGLFMIKLPEEDISSMKMNVTLGIYQDGRKIETANARFIGPIMANRDKK, from the coding sequence ATGCAGGAAAACCTATATGAATTTGACGAGGAATTTCGCGATTCCATCTCCACGGTGGATGCCGAAGGAAAACGGGTGTGGGTGTACCCTAAGAAGCCATCCGGAAGGTTTCACAATTGGCGCATTGTAGTCAGTGTATTTTTGCTGTCCGTTCTCTTTGCGGGGCCGTTTATCCGGATGAACGGGAAGCCTTTTGTCCTTTTGAATTTCTTTGAGCGTAAATTCATCATCTTTGGGCAGGTATTTTGGCCCCAGGATTTTTTCCTGTTGGCGCTCACATTGGTGACCTTTTTTGTTTTCATTGCCCTGTTCACGGTTGCCTTTGGCAGGATCTGGTGCGGTTGGATGTGCCCACAGACCCTTTTTATGGAAATGGTGTTCAGGAAAATCGAATATTGGATCGAAGGGGATGCCAATGAACAACGAAAACTGGACAAGGCGCCCTGGACCGGGAAGAAAATCGTCAAGAAGGCCGGTAAACAAATAATATTCATTGCCATTTCGCTGTTGATTGCCCACCTGGTGATGGCCTATATGGTAGGCGTGGACGAGGTGGTCAATATCGTAAGCCAGCCGCCCTCCGAACATATGGCCGGCTTTATCGGGCTACTGACTTTTACGGGCATCTTTTATGGGGTGTTTGCCAGGTTCAGGGAGCAAGCCTGCATTGCGGTATGCCCTTACGGAAGGCTTCAGGGGGTGCTCCTGGTAAAAGATTCGTTGGTGGTGGCGTATGATTGGCTGCGTGGGGAACCAAGGGGAAAAATCAGGAAAAACGAAACCATGGATTCGCACAAGGGGGATTGCATTGATTGCAAGCTCTGTGTGCACGTGTGCCCTACCGGGATTGACATACGAAACGGGACACAGCTCGAATGTGTGAATTGCACGGCCTGCATTGATGCCTGTGATGACGTAATGGTGAAGATAGGCAAACCGAAAGGGCTGATCAGGTATTCATCCTACAACGCCATTAAGGAAGGGGTGCTGAAGGTATTTACGCCACGGATAGCGGGGTACAGTGTGGTGCTTGTGGCATTGGTAAGCATGTTGGTGTATTTTGTTGCCACACGTGCCGATATCGACACCACGGTTTTAAAGGCCCCCGGAACGTTGTACTCCAAAACAGAGGATGGCCAGATCACCAATGTGTACAATATTGAGTTTGTGAACAAAACCTTTAACGATGTGGCCCTTGAAGTGAAGGTGGAAGCCCCGGATGCCGCTTCCTTGTTGAAAATCGGGGACCCCAATATTGTGGTGCCCAAAGAAGGAAAATTGAAAGGCCTGTTTATGATCAAACTCCCCGAAGAGGACATCAGTTCGATGAAAATGAACGTGACGCTGGGGATTTACCAGGATGGCAGGAAAATAGAAACCGCAAATGCGCGTTTTATAGGACCGATAATGGCCAATAGGGACAAAAAATAA
- a CDS encoding translation initiation factor — MGKKKSNAWKDREGVVYSTNQDFEYATGQPQEQGTLAPAQQNLKVMLDKSGRAGKQVTLVKGFIGIPADLDTLTKKLKTKCGVGGSCKEGEIIIQGDVREKVMALLAKDGYRVKKSGQ, encoded by the coding sequence ATGGGAAAAAAGAAATCCAATGCATGGAAGGACAGGGAGGGCGTGGTGTACTCCACCAATCAGGACTTTGAATATGCCACGGGCCAGCCACAGGAGCAGGGGACACTGGCGCCCGCACAACAAAACTTGAAAGTGATGCTGGACAAAAGCGGCAGGGCCGGCAAGCAGGTGACCCTGGTCAAAGGGTTTATCGGCATCCCTGCCGACCTGGACACCCTTACCAAAAAGCTAAAAACCAAATGTGGGGTGGGAGGGTCGTGCAAGGAAGGCGAGATAATAATTCAGGGCGATGTGCGCGAAAAGGTAATGGCACTATTGGCCAAAGACGGGTACAGGGTGAAAAAGAGCGGGCAGTAA